The nucleotide sequence ATCGGCGGCATCTACGTAACCCGGCACAACATCAGGGACCGGACCGTCGATGCCCTGCGGGCCGAGATCGCGGCGCTGCAGGACAGGCGGCGCGCCGCCGGCCTGCCGCCGCTCATCGTCGCCGCCGATCAGGAAGGCGGTATCGTCGGCCATCTCTCTCCGCCGCTGACAAAGGTGCCGGCGCTGGCGACGCTCGTCGGACTCGCGCCGGATGGCCGCCGGGCTAAGGCGGAGGAGTTCGGCCGCATTCACGGGCGTGAGCTTGCAGGGCTCGGCGTCAATCTCAATCTCGCGCCGGTGCTCGATCTCAAGCCGAAGGTTCAGCGCAACCGCCTCGACTTCCACACGCTGATCGGCCAGCGCGCGATCGCGAGCGATCCGGCAGTGGTCGGCGAGATCGCGAGCGCCTATGTCCGCGGTCTCGAGTCTTTCGGCGTCGGCGCCACGCTCAAGCATTTTCCGGGCATCGGCCGGTTGCGAACCGACACGCACCATTTCAGCGCCAATCTCGATACGCCAGTCGAAGAGCTTGAAGCATCCGACTGGCGCCCGTTCCGGGAGGTGCTCGCGCAGTCGCACAGCGCGCTCATGATCGGTCATGTCACGCTGACCGCCATCGATGCCGGTCGCGCTGCCTCGCATTCCAAACGCGTCGTCGAGGGGATCATCCGCGACAAGTGGAATTATCAGGGCGTCGTGATGACCGACGACCTCGTCATGGGCGCGATCTACCAGCACGACGTCTGCAAGGCCGTGGTGGAGGCGATCAACGCCGGCGTCGATCTGCTCTTGGTCGCTTATGACGGCGCGCAATTCTACCGGATTTTTTCGTGCGCGCTCGATGGCGCGCGGAAGGGAAAGCTCGATGCAGATGCCTTGCGTGGAAGTGAAGCGCGCTTGGTTCGGGCGTTTCCGGCCGATTAATTGTCGGTTGCCATTTCAGTCCTCGCTGGCCTTAGGAGGTTACGGCGTCACCGCTCCGCGGCTCTCGGCGCGCGGGGCGGTCAGCTCCTTCCAGGTGGAGTTCGCAACGTGGACCGGCATCCGAGCCGACCGCGATCGAAATTTTAGTCATTTTGCCGCCCGCGATTTTGCGGCGTCTGCGCTGCGCATCGTCCCGCAATGGCTCACTTGATGGCGCTGTTGCCTCAGCTTGCCGATTGTGATTTCGACGCAGGTGCGATATGGCTCTCGCGCTTTCAGAGGCGGAGACGAGCTTTGTCGAAACAATCCCTGCGAGAGGAGGCCGAGCGCCTGATCCGCGAGTCGATGGAGAAGAAGACCATCGTCGTCAAGCAGGGCACGACCCGCATCGAGGCGGTCTGCGGCAAGTGCGGCGCGCCGAACCGGGTGCAGGCGCCCAAGGGTCAGTCGCGCGTCAAGTTTGCCTGCAAGCAGTGCGGGCACCAGCAAGAGACGCTGTAGGCATTCTCGACTGCACCCTCTCCCCTTGTTGTGGGAGAGGGTGGCGCGCCGCGGAGCGGCGAGCCGGGTGAGGGGTCTCTCTCCGCAAGTTGCTCTCTCAGTTGTATCCGCGGACGGAACCCCTCATCCGGCGCTTCGCGCCACCTTCTCCCACAAGGGGAGAAGGGAAGGCGTCTAGTTGCCCTCCACGAATCTCTTGAACGCCTCCGCATGGTCCGGGTGCCAGCGCGACAGTGGTGGGCGGTTCTCGATGATATCGCCGGCGGCCCAGAGCATGCGCTTCTCGTCGAGTGCGCGCGGCACGTCGTTGTCCGGACACAGAATATAGAAATCGCCGGCCTCAAGCCGCGTCAGCATGAAATCGACTGTCTGCTCCGGCGTCCAGGCGCCAGCCGGCTTTTCGGTGCGCCCCTTTGCGGTGAGACCGGTGAACACGAAACCGGGGATGAGCAGATGCGCGGTGATCCGGCAGCCCCTGGTGTTGCGCAGCTCGTGCTGGAGTGCCTCGGTGAATGCCTTCACGCCGGCCTTCGAGACGTTGTAGGCGGGATCGCCGGGTGGTGTGGTGATGCCCTGTTTCGAGCCGGTATTGATGATGATGCCGGCCTTGCCGCGCGCGATCATGCCGGGCGCGAAGATGCGCGAGCCGTGGATGATGCCCCACATGTTCACGCCGATGATGCGCTGCCAGTTGTCGGGCTCGCCGAAGAGCGTGCTGCCCGGCTGGATGCCGGCATTGTTCATGAGGATGTCGGCGCCGCCGAAGCGCTCGCGCACCGCACGCTCCAGTTCCGCCACGCTCTCAGGCTTGCTGACGTCGGTGACGGTCGTCATCACATTCGCGGCACCCGCGACCGATGACAGTTTTGTCGCGGCCTCCGTCAGTCGTGCCTGGTCCACATCGACGATGCAGAGTTTCATCCCGGCCTGCGCGAAGGCCATGGCGGCGGCAAGACCGATGCCGGACGCGCCGCCGGTGATCACGGCAACGTTGTCTTTGGCAATGGCGGCATGTGGCATGGATGGTCTCCGGGGCAGGGGCGTTGCACACGATCGACCCATAACATGGCGGTCTCGCGACCCTGCTCAACTGGGCATGGGAGGTCTTCGTTCCACGCCGACTTTACGCCCAATCCGCACCGCTGTAATCTTTCCGACCTAACGATCCCGCCCAGATCGAGCCAATCAATTACCTCACAGGGAGTGCAGCCATGGCTGTGTCGCAGGCTATTCCGATCACGCGCCATCCGTTCGCCAACGGGTCCTACAAGCAGATGCTGATCGACGGGGAGTGGGTGGATGCTGCTTCCGGCAAGCGCTTCGAGACGCGCAACCCTGCCACCGGCGAGCTGCTCGCAACCGTCGCCGAGGGCGATAAGGAAGACATCGATCGTGCGGTCGCCGCTGCCCGCCGCGCCTTCGAAGGTCCCTGGAGCAAGATCAAGCCGTTCGAGCGGCAGAACCTGCTGCTCAAACTCGCCGACCTCGTCGAGAAGAATTTTGACGAATTGTCGCAGCTCGACACGCTCGACATGGGCGCGCCCGTCAGCCGCACCCGCGCCTACCGGCTGCGCGCCATCGGCATGCTGCGCTACTATGCGGGCCAGACCACCGCGATCCACGGCGAGACCATCGAGAACTCGCTGCCCGGCGAGATCTTCTCCTACACGCTGAAGGAGCCGGTCGGCGTCGTCGGCGCCATCATTCCCTGGAACGGCCCGCTGACCGCGACGATCTGGAAGATCGGCCCGGCGATCGCGACCGGCTGCACCGTGGTGCTCAAGCCCGCCGAAGAAGCGCCGCTGACCTCGCTGCGCATCGCCGAGCTCGCGATGGAAGCGGGCGTGCCGCCCGGCGTCATCAACGTCGTTCCCGGCTATGGCGAGACCGCCGGCGCCGCACTCGCCTCGCATTACGATGTCGACAAGGTCGCCTTCACCGGCTCGCACGTCACCGGCCAGTCGATCATCCGCGCTTCGGCCGGCAACCTCAAGCGCGTCTCGCTCGAGCTCGGCGGCAAGTCGCCGGACATCGTGTTCGCCGATGCCGATCTCGATGCCGCCGTGCCGGGCGCGGCGATGGCGGTGTTCGCCAATTCGGGGCAGATCTGCAGCGCCGGCACGCGTCTGTTCGTCGAGCAGTCGATCTACGAGGAGTTCGTCGGCCGCGTCGCCGAGTTCGGCAAGAAGCTGCAGGTCGGCAACGGTCTCGATCCCAATGTGCAGATCGGCCCGCTCGTCTCCGAGCAGCAGCTCGAGCGCGTCACCGGCTATCTCGACATCGGCCAAAAGGAAGGTGCGCGCGCGCTCGCCGGCGGCGGCCGCGTCACCGAAGGCCCGCTGGCCAAGGGCTTCTTCGTCTCGCCGACGGTGTTCGCGGGCGTCCAGGACAACATGCGCATCGCGCAGGAGGAGATCTTCGGTCCCGTCATCTCCGCGATCGCCTTCAAGGACATGGACGAACTGGTCAAGCGCGCCAACGCCACCACGTTCGGCCTCGGCTCGGGCCTGTGGACGCGCGACGTCAGCAAGGCGCATGCGGTCGCGAAGTCGTTGCGCGCGGGTTCGGTCTGGGTGAACTGCTACCAGGCGATGGACCCGGCCGTGCCCTTCGGCGGCTACAAGATGAGCGGCTACGGCCGCGAGTCCGGCAAGCAGCACGTCGAGGAATATCTCAACGTGAAGGCCGTCTGGATCAAGACGGCGTAATACTCGCATTTCCTTCCGCGTTTCGCGGGAAGGAATATTGCCTAGCAGGGGCGGTGCCTTTTTCGGTAGCCGCCCCTCTTATATGATCCGCATCCTTCCGTAGCCATTTGGGGCAGACATGAAATCTCCGGCGTTGTTCAAACCGTTGCAGGTCGGTCCGTACAAGCTTGCGCATCGCGTCGCGATGGCGCCGTTGACGCGCATGCGGGCGGAGCGCGAGAGCTTCGCGCCGCGTCCGCTCAATGCCGAGTATTACGGCCAGCGCGCGACGCAAGGCGGCCTGATCATCGCCGAGGCTTCGCCGGTGCAGTCGAACGGCCGCGGCAATCCTGCCACGCCCGGCATCTATTCGGAGGCGCAAGTATCCGGCTGGCGTAAGGTGGTCGATGCCGTGCACGCCAAGGGCGGCGTCATCTTCCTTCAGCTCTGGCATGTCGGCCGCGTTTCGCACTCTTCCTTCCATGGCGGTGCGCTGCCGGTGGCGCCGTCCGCGATCCCGATCCGCGCCGAGGGCATGAGGGCGATGACGGCCGACGGCAAGGTCTCCGAGTACGAGACGCCGCGCGCGCTGGAGACGGACGAGGTCAATGACATCGTCAAGGCATTCCGCCAGGCCGCTAAGAACGCGCTCGCCGCGGGCTTCGACGGCGTCGAGATCCACGGCGCCAACGGCTATCTGCTCGAGCAGTTTTTGCAGTCGCGCAGCAACCAGCGCACCGACCAATATGGCGGTTCGATCGAGAACCGTGCGCGGCTGCTGCTGGAGGTCACGCAGGCCGCGATCGACGTCTGGGGCGCGAACCGCATCGGCGTGCGGCTGTCACCTTACGGCATCGCCAACGATTCCGGTGAGCCCGATCCGATGCCGCTCTACACGCATGTGGTGAAGGCGCTCGACAAGCTTGGCCTTGCCTATCTGCACTTCATCGAGCCGCGCTCGAGCGGCTCAGGCCGCGCCGAGGTCAACTGGCAGAACGTGCCGTCGGCGATGGTGCTGTTCCGCCCGCTCTATAGCGGCGTGCTGATCACCGCCGGCGGCTTCACGGGCGAGACCGCGAATGCAGCGATCGCCGATGGCCACGCGGATGCCATCGCCTTCGGCCGCATCTTCATCTCCAACCCCGACCTGCCGCGCCGCCTGCAGCATGATTATCCGATCACGCCCTACAATCGCGCGACGTTCTACGGCGGTGAGGAGAAGGGCTACACGGACTATCCGGTGTATGACGAACTGACCCCGGCGTAAGGTCGCTGCAGCCATCATAGCCGGCTGGAGCGCAGCGAAATCCGGTCCTGTTCAGGCGTGTCGGCTCCCGGATTGCGCTTCGCTTCATCCGGGCTGCGCGATTATTGTGTCGCTCCGACCGCAACAAGAATTCCGTCATTGGGAGCGCAGCGAAGCAATCCAGAAATGTGCCCGCGGAAAGATTCTGGATTGCTTCGCTGCGCTCGCAATGACGATTGAGGAAACACCATGGCAAAAGCCGCAGTCGCTGCAGGGATCGCCACCGGGCAATGCCTCTGCGGCAAGGTCACCTTCGAGATCGACGTTCCCGCGCGCTGGGCCTGGCACGATCACTCCGCCGCCAGCCGCCGCGCCCACGGGGCGGCTTACGCCACCTATGTCGGGAGCTGGAAGAAGCGGTTTCGCGTCACGTCTGGAAAAACGGCGCTGACCCGCTACGAGGACAGAGCGAGCAAGACCACGCGCAGCTTCTGCTCCAACTGCGGCACGCCGATCACCTATGAACGTCCGCGCGGACCGCACATGATCAACATTCCGCGCGCGCTGTTCAAGGAACGCACGGGCCGCCAGCCGCTCTATCACATTGCCATCGAAGAGCTGCAGGAATGGGCCTACACCGGCGAACCGCTGGTGCCCTTGAAGGGATTTCCCGGCGTGGTGTGGCAGCGCTCGAAAAAGAAGAAGCGCGCACGCGGCGAGGATCCGTTCGAACTGGGGCGCGAGGAAATGTAGCCATGTCGCTCTCCGCTCGTACGCAACGCAGCCATGAACGCGCTCCATTGCGCGCATCCCCGCACTTCGGCCATCATGCCGCCTGTCCTTGCGGCAACGTCCGCGAGGCCTGGAGGAAACGTGAAGAACAAGATCACCGGCCGTTCCGCCTTTCTCGCGCTGCTCAAGGACGAGGGCATCACCCATCTGTTCGGCAATCCCGGCACCACCGAGCTGCCGATCATGCATGCGCTGAAGGACCATCCTGACCTCACCTATGTGATGGCGATGCAGGAGAGCCTGGTGGTCGCGATCGCCGACGGCTACAGCCGCGCCTCCGGAAAACTCGTGGCCTGCAATGTCCATGTCGCGCCCGGTCTCGGCAATGCGATGGGCTCGCTCTACAACGCCCAGTTCACGGGCACGCCGATGATCCTCACCGCCGGCCAGCAGGAGCAAGGGCATGGCCTGATGGAACCGGTGCTGTATGGCCCGCTGGTGCGGATGGCCGAGCCGCTGGTGAAATGGGCGGTGGAAGTGACGCGGCTGGAGGACCTGCCGCGCATCGTGCGCCGCGCCGCCAAGATCGCGACCACGCCGCCGACCGGGCCGGTGTTCATCTCGTTGCCGGGCGACATCCTGAACAGCGAGGCCGGCATCGATCTCGGCCGCTCCACCCGCATCGATGCCCGCACCAAGCCGTCCGACGAGGCGCTCAGGGCCTTCGCCGCGCGGCTGCTCAAGGCCGAGCGCCCGGTGGTCGTGACCATGGACGAGGTGGTCAAGAGCGACGCGCTCAAGGAAGCCGCCGAACTCGCCGAGCTGCTGGGAGCTGCCGCCTATCAGTCCTCCACGCCCTATGGCGCGCATTTCCTCTCGGAGAGCCCGAGCTTCATGGGCACGCTGGCACGCGTGCAGAAGGTCGCGCGTGATACGCTCGCGCCCTACGATCTCCTGATCGCGCTCGGCGGCGATCCCCTGCGGATGTCGGTCTATAGCGAGGTCGATGCGCTGCCGGACGGCCTCGGCATCGTGCAGATCGGCCTCGTCGACCGGGAGATCGCCAAGAACTACGGCGCGGAGATCGCTCTGAAGGCAGATTTGAAGGAGACCCTGCACGCGCTGATCCCCGTGCTGAAAGAGATGGGCGGTGCTGCGCTGGCGCAGCGCGCCAAGCAGCGTCTCGCCGAACTCGTGCCGAAGAACTGGACCGCGCGGCGCCCCGCGCTGGTCGAGCAGATCGGCAAGAGCGCCGGCCGCACGCCGATCGATCCGGACTGGATGGTGCTGCAAATGGTCGAGGCCATGCCTGAGCATGCGATCCTCGTCGACGAAGGGCTCACCTCCGGACGCCAGATCACGAACCTGCATCCGCATCGCGACCGCTACGGCTATCACGGTCTTGCCTCCGGCGGCATCGGCTGGGGCCTGCCGGCTTCCGTCGGCGTCAGCCTCGCCAATCCGGATCGCCCCGTCGTGTGCTTTTCCGGCGACGGCAGCGCGATGTATTCGATCCAGTCGCTGTGGACCGCCGCGCACCACGAGCTGCCGCTATCAGTCGTCATCGCCAACAATGGCGGCTACCGCATCATCAAGCAGCGCCTGCTCGCCTTCCATGGCGACGACAATTACGTCGGCATGGATTTCGTCGACCCGCCGGTGGATTTCGCAGGGATCGCCAGGTCGCTGGGCTGCGAGGCGATCAAGGTGAGCGATCCCCGCGAGCTGAAGGCGACGCTGTCATCCGCGTTCAACCGGCCGGGGACGAAACTGATCGAGGTGATGGTGGACGGGAAGGTGTAGGCGGCGCGGCGCACTCCGCTCTGCTCCCTCCCCCCTTGCGGACCCTTGCGGGGGAGGGCAGGGAGGGGGAGGGGAGTAGCCCAGGAAAAAGTGTGGCCGTCGACGAGAATGAGGCCCGCCTCACTGCGAGAGTGTGCCGTGTGGCGCCCCCCTCCCCCGCAAGGGGGGAGGGAACGCAGTTGTATCTGCGGCGCTGACCGAACGAACCGACGACCTCCGCAAAATCAAAACAACACCTTGCAAAGAAGCGTCCTACCCCTTCTTTCCGACCCGATACCCCGCCGCCGGATGTGGCGCGCCGAGCCGCGCTCGGCCGGCGCCGAACAGCTTCTCCCGCAGCGTGCCCTTGGCGTAGTCCGGCTTGTACCTTCCGCGCTTGGTCAGCTCGGGAACCAGCATGTCGGCGATATCCTCGAAATCGCCGGGCGAAATCGCAAAGGCGACGTTGAGCCCGTCGACGTCGGTTGCCTCGAACCACTCCTCGATCTTGTCCGCGACCATCTCCGGTGTGCCGACCACGACCGGACCGGCGCCGCCGATGCCGACATGCTCGATGACGTCGCGTACGGTCCAGACGCGGTCGGGATCGGCGCGGGTGACGTTGTCCATCGCGCTGCGACCGGCATCATTCTGGACGTGGCGCACCTGCTGGTCGAGGTCGTAGCCGGAGAAGTCGACGCCGGTCCATCCCGACATCAGCGCCAGCGCGCCTTCGGGGCTGATGTGGCGGCGGTAGTCGGCGTATTTCTCCTTTGCTTCGGCTTCCGTCCGCCCGAGGATGATCGTCATCATCGAGAACATCAGGATCTCGGCCGGGTTGCGGCCGAGCGCAGCAGCCTCCTGGCGGATCGCGGAGACGCGAGGGCCTATCACCTTTGCCGAGGGTCCCGACATGAACACGCATTCGGCGTGGCGCGCTGCGAATTGCCGGCCGCGCGGCGAGGTGCCGGCCTGGTACAACACCGGCGTGCGCTGCGGTGACGGCTCGCTCAGATGGATGGTGTTGTTGATGCGGTAGTTCGCGCCCTCGTGGTTGACGCGATGAACTTTAGCCGGATCGGTGAAGATGCCGCGCGTGCGGTCGCGCACCACCGCGTCGTCCTCCCAGCTTCCTTCCCAGAGCTTATAGACCACCTCCATATATTCGTCGGCGATGTCGTAGCGGTCGTCATGCCCGGTCTGCTTGTCCTTGCCGGCGCCGCGCGCAGCGCTGTCGAGATAGCCGGTGACGACGTTCCAGCCGATCCGTCCCTCGGTGAGGTGATCGAGCGTCGACATCCGCCGCGCGAACGGGTAGGGCGGCTCGAAGGACAGGTTGCTGGTGACGCCGAAGCCGAGATCTTTCGTCACCGCGGCCATCGCCGACAGCAGCAGCAGCGGCTCGTTCGACGGCGTCTGTGCTGCATTGCGCAAAGCCGCGTCCGGACTGTTGCCATAGACGTCGTAGACGCCGAGCACGTCGGCCAGGAACAGCCCGTCGAACCGGCCGCGCTCCAATGTCCGGGCGAGATCGAGCCAGTAGGGCAGGCGATTATATTCGGCGGTGCGGTCGCGCGGATGGGTCCACAAGCCCGGCGATTGGTGTGCGACGCAATTCATCGCGAATGCATTGAGCCGGATTTGCTTGGCCATCGTTTTGTCCCTCGGCGCCCTTTGCCTGTCGCTCTTCGAATGCTAACAATGCGGGGCGAATTTGGCGAAGTTCTTGCATGGTCCCGCCATTGGCAAGGCCAAAATCGGAAAAGCACTCCTGCCTTGGCAAGCCAATCTCAAGAGCGCACAACCAGATCCCAACGCCCCGCCACTTCGAACGCCTGCCGATCTCGGCTAGGCTCCTTCGCCTCCAAACGTCGAAAAAAGCAAGTTCATGACCAGAGCCGACGCCATCGCCCGCGCCCGCAACGAGATTCAGTCCGGCGCGTTCCTCACCGAGCTCGACCGCCGTGTCGCGTACCGGACCGAGAGCCAGAATCCGGCGCGCGGTGCCGAGCTGTGCGCCTATCTGGAACAGGAGATGCGGCCCGCGTTCGCCGCGCTGGATTTCGAAAGCCGGCTGGTGGAATCCCCGAGCGGCAAGGCGCCGTTCCTCGTTGCCGAGCATCACGAGAGCGCCTCAGTGCCGACCGTGCTGATCTATGGCCATGGCGACGTCGTCGACGGCATGGAAGGCGAGTGGCGCGACAACCGCGATCCCTGGCGCACCACCACGGCCGGTGCGCGCGTCTATGGCCGCGGCACCGCCGACAACAAGGGCCAGCACAGCATCAACATGGCGGCGCTGCGCGCGGTGCGCGACGCCCGTGGTGGCAAGCTCGGCTTCAACGCCAAGTTCATCGTCGAGATGGGCGAGGAGATCGGCTCACCCGACCTCGGCAAGGTTTGCGATGCCAATCGCGACGCCCTGAAGGCCGACCTCTTCATGGCTTCCGACGGGCCGCGCCTGTCCGCCGACCGGCCGACGTTGTTCCTCGGTTGCCGCGGCGGCATCCGCATCCATCTCGACGTCAACTTGCGCGATGGCGGGCACCATTCCGGCAATTGGGGCGGCGTGCTCGCCAATCCCGCGACCATTCTGGTCAACGCCATTTCCACGCTGGTCGATGGTCACGGCCGCCTCCAGCTCGAAGCCCTGAAGCCGCCGCGGCTGACCAACCAGATCCGCAGCTATCTTGCGGACGTGCAGGTCGTGCCGACCGAGGACGAGCCGGCGCTCGCGGACAATTGGGGCGAGGAGGGGCTGTCGCCCGCCGAACGGCTCTATGCCTGGAATACGCTCGAAGTGCTGGCGATGTCGTCAGGCAATATCGAGAAGCCGGCGAACGCCATCCCCGGCCATGCCAACGCCGTGCTGCAACTGCGTTTCGTGGTCGGCACCAAGGTCGATGGGCTGGTCGAAGCCATCCGCGCCCACCTGGTCGCCAAGGGCTTTCCGATGGTCGAGGTGCGGGCGGCACAGAGCTTTGCCGCCTCGCGCACCGATTTCGACAGCCCCTGGATCAAATGGGCGGCGGACTCGGTTGAGAAGACCACCGGCAAGGCGCCGGCCGTACTGCCGAACTTTGGCGGGTCGTTGCCCAATGACGTGTTTTCCGAGATACTTGGCCTGCCGACGATCTGGGTGCCGCACTCCTATCCCGGCTGCTCCCAGCATGCGCCCAACGAGCACATCCTGCTTCCGCTGACCGAAGAGGCCTTGACGGTGATGGCCGGCCTGTTCTGGGATCTCGGCGAATTGCCGCGGCCGTTAACCTGAGCCGCTGGTCCAGTCGAAAGTTACATTCTATTTCGGCCCGATTTGTGCTTGCATCCGCCCGCATCATCCTGAAAGGGGAAGAAAAGTGAGACATTTCCGTAGCATCGGCCTCGCCCTCGCCGCGACCTTCGCCGTCAGCCAGGCCAGTGCCCAGGAGCTGACCGGCACGCTGAAGAACATCAAGGACACCGGCGCCATCACGCTCGGCTTCCGCGACTCCTCGATCCCGTTCTCCTATCTCGACGACAACCAGAAGCCCATCGGGTTTGCGATGGACATCTGCTACAAGATCGTCGACGCGGTGAAGAAGGAGCTCAAGCTCGACAAGCTCGAGGTCAAGCTCAACCCGGTGACCTCCGCGACCCGTATCCCGCTGATGGCCAACGGCACCATCGACCTCGAATGCGGCTCCACCACCAACAATGCCGAGCGCCAGAAGCAGGTGTGGTTCACCAACACCCATTTCCTCACCGCCAGCCGCTACGTGTTCAAGAAGTCGAGCGGCCTGAAGTCGATCGACGACCTCAAGGGCAAGACGGTGGTCTCGACCGCCGGTACCACCAACATCAAGCAGCTCACCGAAGCCAATGTCGCCCGTAGTCTCGGCGCCAACATCATCCCGGCCAAGGACCACGCCGAAGCCTTCCTGATGGTCGAGACCGACCGCGCCGTCGCTTTCGTGATGGACGACATCCTGCTCGCGAGCCTCGTCGCCGGCTCGAAGAATCCATCCGACTACGTGATCTCCAAGGACGCGTTCTCCAAGCCCGAGCCCTATGGCATCATGCTGCGCAAGGACGACACGGCCTTCAAGAAGGTGGTCGATGCGGCGACCGCGGCGCTCTACACCTCAGGCGAAGGCCAGAAGATCTACGACAAGTGGTTCACGCAGAAGATCCCGCCGAAGGGCCTGAACCTCAACACGCCGATTTCGGACGAGCTGAAGCACGAGTTCGCAAAGCCCTCGGACTCGCCGAACCCGGACGACTATAAGTAAGCATTGCTCGCCCGCCGCCGAGCAATGGCCCGATCATTGCATGAGCGGCGCCGCAACTTTCGCCTCTCCCCGCTCGCGGGGAGAGGCCGGATCGTGTTGTAAGATGCGATCCGGGTGAGGGACTCCGCAGCGGCTCGGCGGCGGAGATGTCCCGACGGGACTGAAACCCTCATGGTGAGGAGCCGCGAAGCGGCGTCTCGCGGACGATGCTCCGCATCGCCTGGAGAACCATGAGGCCCGAGCCGTGGCCTTCATCCTTCGAGACGCGGCGACGACGCCGCTCCTCAGGATGAGGATCAGCTTCGATCATTCTGGAGGAGAATGGTCGAAGACCTGAACAGTTCGTATCATCGACGCGCTCGCGCGGGGGACACGTGAACTACAACTGGAACTGGGGAATCTTTTTCCAGCCGAACCCGATGGGGACCGGCACTTATCTCGATTTGCTGTTGTCGGGACTGGTGCTGACCCTCGAGACCGCGGTGCTGGCCTGGATCATCGCGCTGATCACCGGCTCGATCGTCGGCGTGATGCGCACGCTGCCCTCAAAGGGCGCCTACTGGTTCGGCTTTGCCTACGTCGAATTCTTCCGCAACATGCCGCTGCTGGTGCAGCTCTTCCTGTGGTTCTTCGT is from Bradyrhizobium sp. ISRA430 and encodes:
- a CDS encoding glycoside hydrolase family 3 N-terminal domain-containing protein, whose product is MQLIRRIGLTLLWLAAPVLAFAAANKNDPYLVVLRGAGNIALVAVNIVVVIVLLRRGRWRGVAGKLLVLLWCLPPLLMAAAHLRFELRKHDVLSASAAEARQLGPRFTVGYSSFPEVARLAEQGLIGGIYVTRHNIRDRTVDALRAEIAALQDRRRAAGLPPLIVAADQEGGIVGHLSPPLTKVPALATLVGLAPDGRRAKAEEFGRIHGRELAGLGVNLNLAPVLDLKPKVQRNRLDFHTLIGQRAIASDPAVVGEIASAYVRGLESFGVGATLKHFPGIGRLRTDTHHFSANLDTPVEELEASDWRPFREVLAQSHSALMIGHVTLTAIDAGRAASHSKRVVEGIIRDKWNYQGVVMTDDLVMGAIYQHDVCKAVVEAINAGVDLLLVAYDGAQFYRIFSCALDGARKGKLDADALRGSEARLVRAFPAD
- a CDS encoding SDR family NAD(P)-dependent oxidoreductase, translated to MPHAAIAKDNVAVITGGASGIGLAAAMAFAQAGMKLCIVDVDQARLTEAATKLSSVAGAANVMTTVTDVSKPESVAELERAVRERFGGADILMNNAGIQPGSTLFGEPDNWQRIIGVNMWGIIHGSRIFAPGMIARGKAGIIINTGSKQGITTPPGDPAYNVSKAGVKAFTEALQHELRNTRGCRITAHLLIPGFVFTGLTAKGRTEKPAGAWTPEQTVDFMLTRLEAGDFYILCPDNDVPRALDEKRMLWAAGDIIENRPPLSRWHPDHAEAFKRFVEGN
- a CDS encoding aldehyde dehydrogenase family protein, whose product is MAVSQAIPITRHPFANGSYKQMLIDGEWVDAASGKRFETRNPATGELLATVAEGDKEDIDRAVAAARRAFEGPWSKIKPFERQNLLLKLADLVEKNFDELSQLDTLDMGAPVSRTRAYRLRAIGMLRYYAGQTTAIHGETIENSLPGEIFSYTLKEPVGVVGAIIPWNGPLTATIWKIGPAIATGCTVVLKPAEEAPLTSLRIAELAMEAGVPPGVINVVPGYGETAGAALASHYDVDKVAFTGSHVTGQSIIRASAGNLKRVSLELGGKSPDIVFADADLDAAVPGAAMAVFANSGQICSAGTRLFVEQSIYEEFVGRVAEFGKKLQVGNGLDPNVQIGPLVSEQQLERVTGYLDIGQKEGARALAGGGRVTEGPLAKGFFVSPTVFAGVQDNMRIAQEEIFGPVISAIAFKDMDELVKRANATTFGLGSGLWTRDVSKAHAVAKSLRAGSVWVNCYQAMDPAVPFGGYKMSGYGRESGKQHVEEYLNVKAVWIKTA
- a CDS encoding alkene reductase — encoded protein: MKSPALFKPLQVGPYKLAHRVAMAPLTRMRAERESFAPRPLNAEYYGQRATQGGLIIAEASPVQSNGRGNPATPGIYSEAQVSGWRKVVDAVHAKGGVIFLQLWHVGRVSHSSFHGGALPVAPSAIPIRAEGMRAMTADGKVSEYETPRALETDEVNDIVKAFRQAAKNALAAGFDGVEIHGANGYLLEQFLQSRSNQRTDQYGGSIENRARLLLEVTQAAIDVWGANRIGVRLSPYGIANDSGEPDPMPLYTHVVKALDKLGLAYLHFIEPRSSGSGRAEVNWQNVPSAMVLFRPLYSGVLITAGGFTGETANAAIADGHADAIAFGRIFISNPDLPRRLQHDYPITPYNRATFYGGEEKGYTDYPVYDELTPA
- a CDS encoding GFA family protein, with product MAKAAVAAGIATGQCLCGKVTFEIDVPARWAWHDHSAASRRAHGAAYATYVGSWKKRFRVTSGKTALTRYEDRASKTTRSFCSNCGTPITYERPRGPHMINIPRALFKERTGRQPLYHIAIEELQEWAYTGEPLVPLKGFPGVVWQRSKKKKRARGEDPFELGREEM
- a CDS encoding thiamine pyrophosphate-binding protein; translated protein: MKNKITGRSAFLALLKDEGITHLFGNPGTTELPIMHALKDHPDLTYVMAMQESLVVAIADGYSRASGKLVACNVHVAPGLGNAMGSLYNAQFTGTPMILTAGQQEQGHGLMEPVLYGPLVRMAEPLVKWAVEVTRLEDLPRIVRRAAKIATTPPTGPVFISLPGDILNSEAGIDLGRSTRIDARTKPSDEALRAFAARLLKAERPVVVTMDEVVKSDALKEAAELAELLGAAAYQSSTPYGAHFLSESPSFMGTLARVQKVARDTLAPYDLLIALGGDPLRMSVYSEVDALPDGLGIVQIGLVDREIAKNYGAEIALKADLKETLHALIPVLKEMGGAALAQRAKQRLAELVPKNWTARRPALVEQIGKSAGRTPIDPDWMVLQMVEAMPEHAILVDEGLTSGRQITNLHPHRDRYGYHGLASGGIGWGLPASVGVSLANPDRPVVCFSGDGSAMYSIQSLWTAAHHELPLSVVIANNGGYRIIKQRLLAFHGDDNYVGMDFVDPPVDFAGIARSLGCEAIKVSDPRELKATLSSAFNRPGTKLIEVMVDGKV
- a CDS encoding LLM class flavin-dependent oxidoreductase, with the protein product MAKQIRLNAFAMNCVAHQSPGLWTHPRDRTAEYNRLPYWLDLARTLERGRFDGLFLADVLGVYDVYGNSPDAALRNAAQTPSNEPLLLLSAMAAVTKDLGFGVTSNLSFEPPYPFARRMSTLDHLTEGRIGWNVVTGYLDSAARGAGKDKQTGHDDRYDIADEYMEVVYKLWEGSWEDDAVVRDRTRGIFTDPAKVHRVNHEGANYRINNTIHLSEPSPQRTPVLYQAGTSPRGRQFAARHAECVFMSGPSAKVIGPRVSAIRQEAAALGRNPAEILMFSMMTIILGRTEAEAKEKYADYRRHISPEGALALMSGWTGVDFSGYDLDQQVRHVQNDAGRSAMDNVTRADPDRVWTVRDVIEHVGIGGAGPVVVGTPEMVADKIEEWFEATDVDGLNVAFAISPGDFEDIADMLVPELTKRGRYKPDYAKGTLREKLFGAGRARLGAPHPAAGYRVGKKG